The DNA segment tATCTTTACTAGAAGTATACTGCCACATTATTGATAGTTACTTATTACTCCTcaaattaacatttctctcatCTCATATCGACACCCCTTGATTATAAGTGCGTACAACAATCCAACTAACTTATGATGGGTTCAGGACACATCTCATTTCTTCTACCTGTGCCACATAGCACAAAATTTCCTTCGCGATAACTCAAATGGTAAACATTTGAAGAAATCACTCATGCTGGCTGGtgagaatctattttatttcttctttaaacTTTACTTTGAATCAAATCTAATAACATAAtagattgattgaatatttaCAGGATACATATACACACGGAGAAGATGCACTAGTGGTATCTTGAAGATATTCGTGTGAATAAGCCAAGAGTGCAGCTGAATGACTTACCCACAAAATATTGGGTACAATGCTTCTTCAATAAAGGAAAATGTTGGGGACATATGACTACAAATTTGTTTGAGTCAGTTAATTCCATGTCCAAGAACATAAGATATTTACCGGGGGTCATTGTTGGTTGAAGAGACTTACTAGcaaaattttttgttattaaaggCCGACAAACCTAGACAATGATCAACCCCGACTCGCAGTACTCGGAAGTCGTCTCCTAGGCAATGAAGAATAGTCAACAAGAATTAAATATGCACATTGTTAACGAATTTTACAGACACaaccaaatatttattgtaacagATACCCAAGCCCCACTTCAAACACCTAGACCAGGGAGGGGTCATGTTACAATTCTAAAATTGTGATTGTGGTTAGGCTAACACTTACCGTGTTCTAACGTCTAGGATAACTCATTTGGTTTACTGCTACACGAATGTGGTGCCAAGAATATGAATATGAAAGAGATCAAGGGGGGTCCTGATCCAAGGAGAAGGAGGAGTGCAAAAGGTAGTCTGATTTCAATTCGCATTCCTATCgagaggaaagaagaagaaaatgaacaaaaaagtaaTACAAAATATGGAATTGGCCAACAACAAGaccataacaaaaataattgtctGAACATACTTCATGCTTCTCTTAGACAAATGTTATTGTcaggtattttatttataatgtaatgtaatgttcttttataagtaaattgttaaacaaaaagtattatcattttttaaaaaaatctaataacaaacaaataaattatatttagtaaaataataatattataagttttaatttttttattaattcaataataatattaaaaaaattcagatttaaaaaaaaaaattaaaatgctaactaaaaaaagtcttaaataaattaaatattatcacaCAAAGTCTATTATCAACTAAGTCTTGTAtaagttaaataatataaaaaaaatatatttaataacatcattttttttaccaaataaaaattattttaataaaaaatcattttttagatcaatttaaaaccttttttatataatataatatttaaaatatttttaataatttaaattaaaatataaatttaaaaataaaaataaaatttatattaagaaaaaaccACCATTCAAAAGTTAGGATGACAAATCTGATTTCTCAATGAAACTTAAAActcatgtattttaaaatataatctgTAAAGTTACCATATAATTTAGGAAtttcatgaagaaaaaaagtCTAAATCGATGAAAAAAAGACCCTACTAGCAATCTATTTCAATTCACGAGAGAAAATTGCACACAAATAAGTTCTCAAAAAGGCAAGATCGACAATTAATCTTTCACTGCGTTCTAGAGATTTGGCGGGGAGGAACCATATCAAGGTAAGTGATCATGCATGTCACTGCTCAAAATCATTATTCTATATTGTGATACAGTATTTGATAAGAAAGTCGATTTGCGCAaactacatataaaaaatatgagaaataataaattaaatgaaatgaataaTAAAGAGAATGAAGGAAGGAAAGATGAAATTTGACCTTGAAGAgctaatttcaaaaattaaaaaagtaaattaaatttaaaaaataaaatagaggataaaaaaaactaatttaatcttataaaaaaggCAAGTGCAAAGTTAAggcaaataattaaatttgtccTTAAGTGTGTGatgatgataaattattttcaataaaagttaaaaatttaaatttagatatGTAAAAAGTATGATGAACGGGAGGAAGCACATTCAATGCATCATAGAGAGGGTAAAGTACGAGAAATTGGAGAAAGCCGAcattcaatgtaaaaaaaaaaaaactacaaaggGAGTGTAAATAGTAGCTCCCTAACGCACAATCGAATACAAACACTTCCCATAGAGGCGAAAGCGACCTTCTTTCTCTGCAGTTTTGGAGATTGAACACTGAACAGGAAAGGAGGCAATATTATCgtcgttttcttcttcttccactacTTTTATCTCTCTCTCATTCAGGTACTTTTCACCTTCATTTATTTGATATCTGTTCATTCCTCACTTCTCAATTCAATgcatccattattttttttttatttgttgtgttTCGCGCATCTTCATTTACCTATGAATCCATGTTCTGTTCTTAGTGTTCTCTGAATGCTTTCATTGAAGATTACTAAAACCCTTATTTTCTTttaggatattttttatttttaatttggataTTAGATCTTGTTGACGCACAGAACTGCTGAATGTATATGTAATATCGAtgattttgatgttttatttaaGAGAAATTTGGGAAACAAATTAAACCAAAGTTTGAATGCTTACATGTaatgttgaaaaaaattataggcaTTGCTGATAATTGGGGATGATTGGAGACTGTTCTTGTGGCTTGGGCTGCATAATTATTGCTGATAATTTATCACAACGATTTTCATTGAACTAAGCAATGATTGTATTGTTTATAGATGGttgatattaatatatattcctAGTTTTAAGTTTTGTCTGCTTTCTGGAATTGAACAAATATTTTGTGTTCTTATCCACTTTAGAatttagaataataattttaattggatTTTCATTTGTGTTTTGGTGTATTCTAATTGTGAGTCGTGACTTAATCCAACACAGAATCAAATCTCAAATATTAGGAGTATCAACTTAAGCCTGACAAGAAATCTTATTCCTCTCACCTGTTGGCATTACCTACTTTATGATAAGAAATTCTAGTCTACGGTTACACAAGTGTGCTGAGTATAGACGAAGCTACTTAAAGACTGAGAGTCAACACATCATTGTTTTTTTAGATGTAATAATATTGTTGTAGAGTGTTTAAATTTATGcagactatttttatttatttaaggctaaaatatgtttgtgaATCTTAATAAATACCCAAATTTTATGTTTGCTCcctggtatttttttttccatttgttATTAGTCCCTTTGAAAAAGtctaataataaatgaaaaaaatttatcagggagcaaacacaaaatttgctaatttatcaggaaataaaaaaagtatcaaagaccaaaaataaacttattgttTTATTAGGGACTGAATATGAAGATATACTATCAGGgagcaaacataaaatttaggtATTTATCAGGGattgaaaacatattttggcctttatttattgatgattatattCAATAATCTATTAGCTTAGTCTACACAAAGTTAGAGTGTAGGTCTATAGTAGAATTTGTACCCTATGACAGAGTGTTTCCACTTTACAGGGTAGTGAGGTGGTTGTTCATGGCTCTTTCCTCCAAACATCCACACCTGTTCAACCATATTAGGACTTTTGTGAATGCGAAGGTCAAATGGGTCCGAGATCCATATCTTGATAATGCAGTCCTGAAAGAGAAAGATCTTAAACAGACAATTTCCCTCAAGAACCAAATCATTTCATCTCCTTCCAAATCCCTCTCCATCTATGCTGCTTCTCAACTTAAAGCTTCTCTCTACCTTCCCACTACAGCTACCAAATTCATTGACAAATATCATTGCATTTTCACACAATTCCAACCTGGTCCTGGTCTTCCTCCAGTTGTCAAGCTCACTCCTCAAGCCTTGTCCCTCCACAAAGAAGAAATGGCTGTTTATAAAACTCCCATTAATCGTGAAGACACTGTTCAGAGGCTCGCAAGGCTTCTAATGCTTGCTGGCATGGCAAAATTGCCTCTTTATGTAATTGAGAAGCTAAAATGGGATATGGGACTTCCTCATGATTATGTGACAACCCTTTTGGCTGATTACCCTGATTattttgatgtttgtgttgTGGAAGATCCATCATCTGGAAAAGAAATGCTTGCTTTAGAGCTTGTTTCATGGAGAAAAGAGCTTTCTGTGTCTGAGTTAGAAAAGAGGGCGATGAGCTTGGGCTATAGTGGAGATAAAAGAAGGCATGATATTGCATTTCCCATATTTTTGCCAAAAGGTTTTGATTTAGAGAAGAGGGTGAAGACTTGGGTTGAGACTTGGCAAAAGTTGCCTTATGTTTCTCCATATGAAGATGCTTTTCATCTTGACTCAAATAGTGACCAAGCAGAGAAGTGGACAGTGGCAATTTTGCATGAGTTGCTTTCTCTTCTTGTGTCAAAGAAGACAGAGAGAGACAATTTGCTCTGTTTTGGAGAGTGTTTGGGGTTGGCCTTGAGATTTAAGAAGGCTTTGGTTCATCATCCTGGTATATTTTACCTTTCCAATAAGATTAGAACTCAGACTGTTGTACTTAGAGAGGCTTATAGAAAGGATTTTTTGGTTAAGAATCATCCATTGGTGGGTATGAGATATTGGTACATTAATCTTATGCACAAAACATAGAAGCACCAAGACCAAGCTGATTTGGTGGATGATCATGAGGTTAACAAGCTGATCAGTGATTTGATAGATGATCATGAAGTTGAAGCTTAGTTATTGAACCTGTAATTTCCATTCAAACTATCTCACACATCAATCAAGttggattttcaaaattttgattgtTAAAATGTTTACTTCAAAAAATATCGGTTGCTGGTTCAAGTGCTAAATTGCTAAtgtatgaaattaatttccataatataaatgcatttttttattatgtaataatgtCTTGTAAATGTGTAGTAGTTGGTAGTGGCACTAATGCTACTGGAGTTATCAATCAGACAATCGCAGGAGAGTGGAGTGGACATCTGCCATTCCTTGGCTAGCTAAAGTGTTATGTGAGCTGCAGCCACAATGGTGGTTGATTGCTGACCAAATTGTGGCTGTCAGGGATACAATTTTTCACAAGGACAAAATCTGTGTTTTAACATGCTGAATTTTGATCATGCATGGTTGATTGAGGGACTTATTTGTCACCTTCACCCATTGCATACATCTGAAGCATGCCGTGGTTAGTTCCTCGTGTTTTATTTCACACAGATGGTGCTACATTATAACTACTCACTTTTAGAGCTAAtataagtttgtttttataatttgtctGAAATTTGCATTATTCTCACAAGTTttaagttatataatttttcttttttggtggcTTAACTATATAATCTGTGAATGGAAAATTTTGCCTCATTTCTTTCATCTTTTGCTTATCTATATATGATTTCCTATTGCTAAAGCACTGTTCTAAGTTCATTTTGTATTCTGTGTAGCTGAAGTGCATGTGATTGCAGGACATTagtttcttcctctttttttgcTCGGTGTTTGTATTCAAGTGAACGTGCTTCAGGCATGAAAATATTCAGTGGATGGCATCGTTTTGTTTTTGGTCTTGCTTTGATTTTCCTCCTTACTCATCTGTTTTCTGGTGAGTAAGCCCCTCTTTTTGTAAGTATATTTCTGCATTTGATTGTGGCATATAGGAGTGTTTACAGAAGTTGTGTGTGATTATCATACACACactgatttatttataatcataggttcaaaataattaaggaaataaacaaaaagaaaaccctACATATCCGTACAGATATACCTAAtttccctatttacattcaatcAGACCAAATCATATATTTAACAGTGCAGAACAAgttaacttatttgtttttatcaGTCAGGGAACTGCACacaaactcaaaaatggaggaaCCCCCCCGCAAGCAACTAAACAAGAAATTGGATCATCTGGTTCTTGGTCCTGCAGCTGGACAAGGCTTGTCAAATCGTTTGCAATGTCaaggttctttttataaaagttatttGAATTATGTTCCTGATTCTTGAAACGTTTTTGCTCAGAATAATATGATTTGGAATAGGGTTGTCTCAGAATCTTTTGTTGTATCAAATAACGCTACTGACAATCTGACATAAACCTACCACTCactgatttttgaaaaaatggtaACTTCCTTCAAGAATGTTAGTAACATTGGGAAATTTAGGTCATTTAGCATTCACAAATGTTAATAGatattagtgttttttttttcagcaaaacaaattactttttttctctcaaaaaccTTGTATTAGATATAATCTCACGCATAATTTAAGACGCTAGAGACTAGTcgatcttatatattttatttagttttgtttatctaatcaaggaaaaaaatccaaattataCAATGAACTTGTGAAGAATGTGTATGGCAGAAAGATCTAAGATTGCATATTTATGGTAATTTCCTCAAACCCTAGTAGCGCTATGATAGAAATTGGATAATAATGATTGAATTTTATAGAAACACTCTGCAGGAATTATTCTTTCCAAAACAGAGACAAAATTACAACAattaaaatcagaatattcactCAAACAAGCCAAGATTTTGAGAGCTTGGTCCTCTCCCTCCCAAGGTCTAAACCACACATGTTCAGGACAACCAGAATATGATTCTGTTTTTGCTCCTTCCCTTGCTCATTTTAATTTATGGTTCCCACCAACTCCATTTATTAAAGGCAAAAAGGAAAAACAGATGCTTCATAATTCATAGAATCACAGAAATTGTAAAATGCCTTATAATAAGGACCACAAAGAGCATGATGAAGGAAGTAACTACTCCCGTCCCGATAGAAAATGAtctcttgacttgaacaaatgtcTCAGAGTCAAGAGGGACATCGAAATGACGCAAGAATAGAGTAATTAGATGAGGATAAGGAAGGGGTGCATTTGATTGCAATGCCTTttgcatgcgatatctaacaAGGTGGGCCCAGTCGATTTGACGACCGGCAAGTAAAACCCACATGACAACCAAgtcttcctcagaaacctgaGCAAGGTTAGATGACCGAGGAAGAAGGATATGCACAATCAGATAGTGCATGATGTCGCATTCAAATGCCAATGATCCGACAAGTAATAtaccggtcatatccgcttgattggtgcaaaccaacctgCAGGCATCATGACTGGAGAAATCAAACTTTCAGTCCTCatcaatggtgccctcaaatgGTACACCATCACTAGACAATTGGGTTAACTCAAAGAAAACGGATTCATCAATAACCATTTTAATCCCATATACCTCGGAAACTAGAGTACCCTCCtgaatttctaaatttgaataaaaagctCTAACTAATTCAGGATAGAAAGGAAGTTTCATAGACATGAATTGGATTAACCCAGTGTTCTGAAATGCTTGAAAACAGTCAAacatttcatcatcaaagaactTCAAGTCAAGAAACTTAGGGTCTAGTATAGAACGAGAGGAGAAAAAGGAAGTGTACCGGATACGTTGTTCTTTCGAAGAAAACAACGTGGAAGATGAAATGGAGGGAGGAATTGGTGTTGTCTGCGCTCTAGAGGCTCCGTGGCTTCGAGTTCTGGTGGCCGCGGATGAGGTCGAAACGCCCTTTCTTTTCTATGATGATTCTGCCATTTTAGgagtttttttgaaatttttgatcggtagagataaaagagaataaaaaataatgaagaatgGGCTTTGTGGGAGGTGATTTGGTTAAGAAATGAGAAAGTTATACGAATTTTAAGTTTTAGGGGTACGGAGTGTCGCGGAGAAGAAGAAATGCGACTCTGCGTTTCTGTCTAAACTTCGTATTTATAGGAAGAGatgagttgtaatcgattacaactttcttgaaattgattacgtaatcgattacacagttcttgtaatcgattactagaaccAAGTCTGTTctactgtaatcaattacacatagtagtaatcgattaccagagaactAAACACTAAATACTAAGTATCAAATAACAATCATCAACACATATCATGGTAATTCTttacttaattcaattattttagcatatcaacaaaatttaatcatatcaaattatacataatcaatttaagcataatcaactaaaaattcaatcaataatgtatattcaattttttttttttaaactaaatataattaattaatcatagtaaattttaatataatcaaacaattattttctattagccACAATAATAACttaactgaaaatactaatcataccttaattcatagagatagtttagatgttacctcttttgagattttacCGATAGTGTTGTCAAGTAGATGTTTTAAGAGACAATCTACATTTTTGAGAGTCATCCTCCTCACTTTCATAGTTCTTTGTTAAGAGGTTGATCTCTTCTTTCTCAGAGCCTTCAGATGAATCATTATCGTCCCAAGCAATGTAGGCTTTCTTAGCCTTtatccataatttttcttttcagttttcTCAGTCCATTGCTCATTTGTTGGACAATTTGCCTTTatatgtccaggttgattgcacttgTAACACCTTAGGGTTGGAGAAGTCTCTTGTGATCCcttattttgattgaaattttgaGGTCTATGATTTCTTCTTGTTTTGATAAATTTGTGAAATCTTTTCACAAATAGagagaagtcttcttcatcatccGAGTCCTCGTTGTCAATATCTTCTTGGAAGGAGgatgaggctttaagtgctattcccctttttcttttgtcactatcttcattttgattgagtctttgcaattccatctcatgttcctacaactttccaaataatgtgACAAGAGACATACTAGATAGATCTTTAGATTTCCTTTGGCTGCCATTCTCTATTTAGACATCTTAgaactttatttattaaatccTCATTTGGAAATGTTTTTTCTagtgatgcaagatgattaactatgtgagtgaatcttttctgcatatcttgtatgttttcatttgttttcatcctaaaaagttcatattcatgggttAGAGTATTAATCCTAGATCTCTTAATATCAGTTGTGCCCTCATGTGTGAGTTGAAGTGtgtcccacatctccttggcatttgtagagtttgagactctaaaatattcatttattcctagggcagaagtaatgatgtttttggctttaagattatattgaactcttcttctatcttctccAGACCATTAATCTCTAGGGTTTTCTGTTGTTGTGCTTCCATCTACTTGGTTCTCTCCCTCCCAAGTTCTAAACCACACATCTTCAGGATAACTAGAATATGattctgtttttccttcttattctaCACATACCCATAACTgcctaattaaaataacttcctAATAAACTGCTTCTAATGATAGTAACTGCTGTCCTATTAAAACTAACTGCTAACTATTCCTAATAAACTGTTCCTAATAATAGTAACTGCTGTCCTATTAAAACTAACTGCTATTGACAGCACATAACAATtatttcccccccccccccttctctTATAAACATTCTTTATAAGAGGTCTAACACTCTAATAGTCAACATCAATTTACTCCCTCTGGTCCTTTTCATAAGGTAACACTAGAAGGTTTTGGTGGTCCTTATTATAAGGCATTTTACAATTTCTGTGATTCTATGAATTATGAAGCATCTGTTTTTCCTTTTTGCCTTTA comes from the Glycine soja cultivar W05 chromosome 6, ASM419377v2, whole genome shotgun sequence genome and includes:
- the LOC114417063 gene encoding protein WHAT'S THIS FACTOR 9, mitochondrial-like, which gives rise to MALSSKHPHLFNHIRTFVNAKVKWVRDPYLDNAVLKEKDLKQTISLKNQIISSPSKSLSIYAASQLKASLYLPTTATKFIDKYHCIFTQFQPGPGLPPVVKLTPQALSLHKEEMAVYKTPINREDTVQRLARLLMLAGMAKLPLYVIEKLKWDMGLPHDYVTTLLADYPDYFDVCVVEDPSSGKEMLALELVSWRKELSVSELEKRAMSLGYSGDKRRHDIAFPIFLPKGFDLEKRVKTWVETWQKLPYVSPYEDAFHLDSNSDQAEKWTVAILHELLSLLVSKKTERDNLLCFGECLGLALRFKKALVHHPGIFYLSNKIRTQTVVLREAYRKDFLVKNHPLVGMRYWYINLMHKT